The sequence below is a genomic window from Plasmodium gaboni strain SY75 chromosome 7, whole genome shotgun sequence.
TATgttttatttgtatataaatctttattaaaatttgtatcctttgtttttttatcatttaaagAATTTTCCTCTATTACTTGTGATAAGCTTgtcattttattttgtatacACTTCGTTATACGATTGGGTgtattatttgttatattatgaCATTCATcaaatatgttattttttaaatcatcacatatgttattttttaattcatcacatatgttattttttaattcatcacatatgttattttttaattcatcacatatgttattttttatttcttcacatatgttattttttatttcttcacATATATCACTTTTTATTTCACAGcatatatcattttttaattcatcaCATATGTTCTCTTTTATTTCACCACATATATCATTTTTCTCTTCTGTCATTTTATAACTTTTTAGATATGCCACCTTATTATCTCGTTTGCAATCTTGCTGCATATTTATTTGCCCTTTAACATTTAAAAACTTACTAGGTGTGTTTATATCTTGATCTaatgttttaaaaagtaaaaagttttttttcatattttcataaatatttttcgcactttttatttgtataaattcatttttttcatcatccATTTTTTCACTTTGATCATTATTAGTAGTACTTATATCATCgcatatatttatattaactttattattatcatgtTTGTCATATgttttgtttatataatgatcATTATGTgtttgtattatattattagtaTGGCAAGGATTGTTATTGATTTTCAAAAGGTTATCCTTTTTTTCGCATAtttgataattattatcagGCATCGAAGGTACATTCGCTCGTTCAGAGTTCAGGGTTTCATCATAAGTAGAacttttttcatatatattattatttatttccttgtcattaacatttttattattccAATCAAGTGTTTCTATATGTTGTATTGTTAAATTATCTTGTGAATTACTGGGAGAGGTATGAATTGAGGttgttttcattttttttttttttaaattgaATGATGTTATACaatcatttatttttcttttattaatatattcattacAATTTGGTattgttttgtttttatattcattatatgtTACATTAGAAGTGATATGatcatattcatttatttcGTTTGATATGTTAGTATCTTTATGGGTGAATGGACGAGATTCATCTGTATGTTGAATTACTTCTTCTTgtgttataatattataaaaagatgAATTCACAAAATTgttttgttcattttttttatgaaaattttcacttttacaattatttggaatattattattttgagGATCCATAAATGCTGGAGGGCAAATTTCTAGATACTCAAAACATTCAGATGTAAAatctttaaaaatattttcaaagGATGTTGAATTAGTTGATTGTGTGTAAATTGGATGgttattaaaaaaggaagaaTTAACATCATTTGTATTAAAATTATCACAACTTTTGTTGTAtgtattatcatatttgttgtatgtattatcatatttgttgtatgtattatcatatttgttgtatgtattatcatatttgttgtatgtattatcatctttgttgtatgtattatcatatttGTTGTATGTATTATCATACTTGTTGTATGTATTACCACCTTTGTTATAATCATCCTCCTTTATGTGCGAAGAAATCAATGGGATGTCATTTATTTCAggataattatttaaacagttatcaatttttaatacggggtcatataataaagatgCTTCTGTTATTTGTTGAATAAGCGTAttactatttttattcataaaaGATGATTTAAAAGATTCATTAATTGGAATATTTTTACgtaatataaaatcatAAACTTGATGATTTAGAAATgcatttttaattttttgatatGTATTGATTAATTTATCAAATgtatttaaattttctGGTATTTTATTTCTCCATCTATCATTCGAAATAAGAAAATggaaaatattttctatatttttatgttggaatattaaattatatgcAGTTTTAATACCCATTCCAGTTATATGGAAATCATTACTATAATCACATCCACTTAAAACACACATAGCTAAAAACATAtctatattaaaatattgtaatttaaataattcttcAGGCCAATGAAAGTGTTCAATATATTGtttcattatattatcacattttgatttttgcgcatttttttttatatttgatttttttttttttttttttttcttattgttattatttacaatagttttatttttttttgatatatttatatattcattattatttggaatatcttcatcattatttataaattctGAGGAAGATTCTTCATCTAATGACATATCTGAATCGTTATCATCTGAATTTTGTAATTTCTTAATAGgtgtaatataaaattcaTTATTACTGTTAGATAATGgattctttattttattgatTATATTCCAATCAATAAGATCATTAATAGGCATTAAGCTAATTTCATTACACTCACCagtattttttaatttatataacacCCTAGGACAACCATAAACTAATAAATCACTATCTTCACTAATAGCACATGATATAAATCCCATCCTACATAAATAAGATAATTGAGCATCAGCTTCATAAGgagaaataatataatcaatatttttttttttacaaaaatCTTTAACACTATCAATTATTTCTTTAGAAACACTTATAGCTTGTATACATTTCTTTAAAACCATTTCATTAGTTCTTGGATTTTTTACTTTGCtaattatttcttttaattcCATTTTTGCTTTTTCTCTTCTATTCTTTCttatcatattttctttttttttctcgGGTAATTCTTCTCCATCAAAAACAAAGACCAcctttatattatgattaaATATTGGTACTAGCATTTTCTCAATAAAACTTAAATAACTATCATTATATTGATCAGTGGCAATATCATAAGCACAACTAATTAACCCACGGTGTATCCAGCACATTATATCCACACCAACCACttcattttcatatttGCTGATATGTGAGTTCTTTATTATAGGCTTTAAAAATTGTAGCAAGTTTGATATACCCATaattcataaaaatgatgaaagagtaaaatgacaaaaaaaaaaaaaaaaaaaaaaaaaaatatatatatatatatatatataatgtggataaaaaatattgtcGAAAGGCTAATGGTGcatattataatatcaaATAGGATAATACataacaatataatataatcttttatattattttattttttaggTGTATATGCAAAATGGATATCACATTTTAAAAGTGCtgcatatatttattgttaAGGGGttgacaaaaaaaaatatatatatatatatatattttaataagaCATAACAAATAAcaagataaaaaaaataaaaaagaaggTAGGAGTATAAACATATACAActtaaaataatatatacataaatatataaataaataaaaatatatatttatatatatttatatatatttatatatatatttttatatttatttatttatttatttattaaaacGCTAATCGTTATTATAACTAGCTTTTTCCAACAGATATATGCAACACTGTcttgattattttttgtttcctttttatatatatcatattttgtttcatatttatataaaaaaaatatatatataaagatataaatttgatgcatttatatattatatatttttttcatatttatatattttattttgttatagctgcttattttttattttattattttataacCTTAATTCATATTGGTGTATTTTCCACTTTCTCTTGTTATTTTATCAgcataataaaatataaataaaaataaacacataaaatatatatattatataattaacatatgaatatgataatattttaccatatataaatatatatttatatatatatatatatataattttaatatttaaataaattttaaaaaagtatgaatgttttatttttgaattcaaaataaaaaaaaatatatatttatattatatataaatataataaagttataaattaaatatgttttaatgaactatatgaaattattttaattttaattttaatttttttattataataatcaatCATTTTAGAACGACTGGTTATAACACgttcatatattattatcatatatatgaatataacatacatatataatatatacatatatatatatatatatatataatattgcaattttttatttttattttttatttttttcattttttttgtcaagttaaaaaataaataaaattgattatatattttttatataaaatgatatatgaatattattatataatgaatgaaaaatgtaaattaattaattaattatatatttcctttttttcatttaaaaaaaaaaaaaattaatcATCAAATTGATATTGTTATACtgttatatttaaaattaataacTTTATGTagtattttttatttaatcttttcataattaattaaaattgttatatatatatatatatatatatatatatatatatatgtatttgtttatatgtttatttatttattttatataattcctataattaaataaatatatatgttattattattaattatatatatatatatatttgatattatattttattctttctttttcttctttttaattatataattaatatgttgtgaatatatatttttcttgatattcattttaatatgGCAAAGGGGATTTTTTTGcattcatttaataattcaataaaatataaagaataatatattttatgtaacccataaaaatatattatatatataatatttataatatatatatggtCAAGAAATAAAGGAGACTGAAAAGATGGGACACctattaaatatatttatatatatatatatataattttatatataaataatattatatattacatatatgtatatctcatttatttttttataccGTCTGTTATGTACATATAACTATACAGATAAATGGTGTATGTTGTAAAAGTTTAAACGTTAAATTTACacatatatgaaaaaaaaaaatatatatatataaatatatatatataaataaatatataaaaatatatatacatatatatatatttatttattttatttactGTTTGTGTGGCATATTTTACAACGTGagatgataaaaaaatgggtgttttaaaattaaagagtgataaaaaaaagaaggaAAGAAATGAGaaagaaacaaaaataGACTATCAGAAATGTATAAAGAAAACAAAAGTAAgagaaaatatttttatgaaagGAAGTGTTGAAAATGATTTTGatataagaatatttatGAAAACAGATCATAGTTCAAATAAAATTCGTCAATTAAATTATGCAAAATTAGTTAAAGGgataagaaaaaataaaaatttaatacCTAATAATATAGAGAAAATTATTGAAATATATGGATTAGGTATATCAGaagaagataaaaatatccGAAATTATTCTTcgaaaatattttatcatttaataaataatattaattatgataaattTTATGGAAAAATTAAAACTTGTTTATTTCATTCATTAAAAATTGAGAAAGTGGAtctaaaaatattaaatttgGAATTATGtcataaatttttttttacaaagATTTCTTATtgtaataaatttttttatgaatttttaaataatattttagaTTGTTTCATATCACTCAGTATCCAGAATCAAATAAAGAATgtgaaatatattttcttgtTATTTAAACATAAGGCTAAATATAAGAGggaaaaaagaaaattgcttcaattaaagaaaaaggGCATAAAAATTATGCCCGCGgagataaaaaataataaaagtttAAAGGAGGATAAGCAAGTAGCCGACATGGAATTTAAGAAttttaaacaaaataatgataacaaaaaaaattttgataacaaaaaaaatgttcATAATAACAATAGTTATAGTAGTGACGTtagtgataataattatgaacCTATTAGTTGTCGAAATATGCGAAACAATTTAAGAGATccatatttaataaaaaaaggCATAAGAATAAAGCTTGAtgaaaatacaaaaatagaaatatataaaaaattatttcaatgtctttataattttatggatgaaataatatataactCGTTACAAGTTGATTTAATTAATTTgtatacaaaaatattgaaaaacattatttttgtaataaaaaagaaaataacATTAACATTGGAAAttatgttaataataaataaacttataaaaaaaattattgagttaattaatgaaaatatattaaatataaaaaatgtgaaagttttaaatatgatatattattttattgtattaattatatctttatgtttaaaagaaaggaaatattttgacttttttaaaaaaaaaataaaaatggatATTTTACAATGGCTTCATTATACGTTTGTAATATATTGGTATGTGTTATTAAAAgagaatttttttaatatccCATCTGGTATggaaaatgaaaaaaataaaataaaaaatatttattataaacatGAAGATATATGTGAACACAATAttagtaataatatattaagtGACAAATTAAAAGCATGTACACCTAATGGTGGTGATGATATAAACTGTGTGCACATGGGAAATAAATCAAGTacaaatgaaaagaaacataacaataataatgataatgatgataataataataatttattaaatgtatgtgatttacattataatattatgtgtGATGACAAAACGTTTcattataagaataataaaaaatatgccaagaaatatttcatgttattaatatattactatgaaatttatatgaacagaacaaataataatatagtactaaattattatataaatataaaaaaaaaaagtacTGAACAAAGTAcagaacaaaataaaaacttACATAAAACaattatgaataaaattGAAGCATATACTATATCCATGTTTCATAAGAATAATGATGATAGTGAAAAATGTGctgaatatattattaattatttattaagtttttcatataatagTATTGAAAAGATTATTCatttatgttataatattattttattatcatataaagataatgtcgatttatatacaatgaagaatgaatatttatatatacaaaagaataaaaaggataagaataaagatgattttatattatattcctttaaatattttacagcaccatttctttttttatccCTAGTAGATTGTACAAAgtttataaataatgatttttttttgaaaagtttttattcattttttaaagaagaagaagaagaagaaaaaattattagTACTATAAGATTTTTACATAAGGAGAAAGAATATGTGAAGATGATAATTTCAAATAGTATGTTTGATAACTTTATGAAtactttattatatgtgttatataattatagtGACGAATTTTTTGTGAATAATTGTTTGTTCTTCTTTTGTATGTTAAAGGAAAATCAGAGGGATATCTTAAAAAGGaaagatgataataataatgataatgataataatgataataatgataatgataataatgataataataataatgataataataataataaagaatgTGGTGACATGTTCAATGTATCAGGTGAGAatactattttttttaatgacATGGTTCGAGATGATAAGAGTGAGGATGGTAGTAGTGTTCATAATTTccaaaatattatgaacaaaaaaatgaacaatattaaaaaagtgctaattgattattttatacataaaaataattcttataTGTTATCATTTGatattttgaaaattttatatttcttatatgaacatacaaatataaaattattaatatttatatattatttaattataaattgTGTAAATAAATTTGATTGTAGGggaaaaacaaaaaattcCTTCTTTTTAAATACGAGAGAAGCTATTGTTTGtattaacaaaataatgggtgtaaattatataaaacatatgGATATATCTAAGAAAGcaaatgaaaatttatatatagatatagataacaagaaatatttatttgttataaatgatgaatatatatataaagaacATTTTGTTCTGTTCTTTTTTAAACTAAACTTGTATGAAACAATAAAGGTATGTGAAAATTGTGTATACGATTTGTTAGAGGATTTGCAAAACGTACaggaagaagaaaaaaaaaaaaatcaagatgatgatgatgaagaagaaaaaaaatattatgttatattgaataatttaaaatatacaaatataatattaattataaaaaatatatcttatatTATTGCTAATATGAAATTACATTGTTCTCATGTGCCTTtggaaaatataaatattgcATGCATAAAattgaattatttattttgcCTTATTCAAAAATTAGAGAAGGTTAATGAAAGTGTATGTGACAAAATATTtaagataataaaaataattacCTTGTATTATTTTGTGTGCTTTTATATGTGTCCTCCACTTTTATATGATACCAATATAGAAATGGATGAGAAGgaagatgataataattgtCTTAGTTATGATAATACCTCAGGggaagaagaaaaaaaaaaggtacacaaaagaaaattttgtgaaatatcaaattatatagaagatgatattcatttaaaaaCACATCATAATGAtgagaaaaataatttgaatGGTATATCAGATATAAGAGATATTGAAAAAGAAGATGACGAAAagtattttatttataatagaaatataaaagttAAAGTGgatatttcattatttcctttatttttaaaaaattattttaataattatatgaatataaaaaatgaaggAAAGGTATATGGTTTAGAGGATATATTGCCtgattttttttgtattgaattttttaatatattattagaaacagaaatatattattatatacctataaataataataagaactttgaaaatgttatatatgataataatgaagaaagttataatttaattactcataaatatattgaagaattaataaataaatatgaaaaacatattaattttgtaagttataaaaaattagtATATTTACcaataagaaaaattatcaaATTATTAATTGTTTCTTTATTCAAAATGTCatataatagaaatatattttttgatccactttcatataatataaaaaaggatattctattgaatatttttctggataatttgaattttgttctgatattttattattttatatcttaTATAATGAATCGAATGAACTACTTTTTGAATGCTTCCTTTTCACTGagaaattattattccTTCTGGGTAAGGCTGTGTGTggatataatattattttcgtcttgttattataaatatggatacgaatatgtatttgttattatattatattttattaattttttatttttattttttataatcaCAGCTTGTGTTATTGgttatatgttatttaCAGCAATGcaataacaaaaatatatatatatatatatatatatatatatttatatatttatttctttttatttttagtTTTTTGTGGATATCATTCTGTGCTGCTATTGCATTAAAGAAGAAAAGATGAAGAATCTAAAATTACCATGGTCAAAGGAATATGAAGAAATTCATCTCATATTAAATGAAGCATTAATAGgtttaaataaaaagttgaaaaatatgctggatcttattttaaaacatgatgaaagatataatttgataaataatataggGAAGATTTATGAacaattataaattttgaacaaaagaaatttgttatatttttaaatattaattaaattttttatataattaaaattagcttataaataaatatatatatatatatatatatatatataaacatttatatatataatattttttttttttttttacgtaaaatttttgaatatatatatatatatatatttatatatataatatttttttttttttttttttacgtaaaatttttgaatatatatatatatatatataataatataaatatttattatctatTCATCTATCATACACAAATTGTATGTggaatttttttttttttttttttataataaacatataatttatttaatatatatataatatgcCATATTTACtcaaaattaatattttttatatttaaataattttaatattttttttcccttttgacatatgtaaaaaaacataaaataaaataaaaaaaatacacgttgttataataatatatatttgaaatataaatttgtatactgtttttatattaaggttaaaaattatcatgtaataattttgtaaagattaataaaagaaaaatatatatatatatatatatattataaatatacatatatatattgttcaatataatttttaaatcgataaacaaaataaagtaatttatatgttataataagaaagatttttttttgttaatatcatactttattataagaaatacctacatttataatatattatatatatatatttttacagATTGTTCAAGATATATAAAGTTGAATAAAAATGTCTAAGAAAGATAAGTTTTCCTTTAGATATTAGTAATTAAAATAAgagaatataaaaaaaattatctatatttatatgacattttataatattatctttttatttttattttgtaatttGTATActgttctttttttatatatagtgTTGGGCATGAAGGTAAATTTGGTCATGAATTTCTAGAGTTTGAATTTAATTCAAAGGGGAGATTAAGATATGCAAACAATTcgaattataaaaatgataaaattattaGAAAAGAGGGTACgtaaaaaaagaaataaatgaataaccttatataaagatatatagtatttttatatatatatatatatatatatatttttatttcttcacTAGCCTATGTAAGTAAATCAgttttaaaagaattaaaacGTATAATTGAAGAATCTGAAATATGTAAAGAAAGTGATAAAGAATGGCCTATGCCAGATAAAATTGGAAAACAGGAattagaaatatatttagaTGGTGtagaatattattttactACTTCAAAAATTGGATCCTTATCAGATGTCAAACAATGTAATGACCCAGAAGGTTTACGtgttttttattatttagTACAAGATTTAAAGTGCTTTTTATTTTCCCTTATCTGTT
It includes:
- a CDS encoding putative exonuclease I; its protein translation is MGISNLLQFLKPIIKNSHISKYENEVVGVDIMCWIHRGLISCAYDIATDQYNDSYLSFIEKMLVPIFNHNIKVVFVFDGEELPEKKKENMIRKNRREKAKMELKEIISKVKNPRTNEMVLKKCIQAISVSKEIIDSVKDFCKKKNIDYIISPYEADAQLSYLCRMGFISCAISEDSDLLVYGCPRVLYKLKNTGECNEISLMPINDLIDWNIINKIKNPLSNSNNEFYITPIKKLQNSDDNDSDMSLDEESSSEFINNDEDIPNNNEYINISKKNKTIVNNNNKKKKKKKKSNIKKNAQKSKCDNIMKQYIEHFHWPEELFKLQYFNIDMFLAMCVLSGCDYSNDFHITGMGIKTAYNLIFQHKNIENIFHFLISNDRWRNKIPENLNTFDKLINTYQKIKNAFLNHQVYDFILRKNIPINESFKSSFMNKNSNTLIQQITEASLLYDPVLKIDNCLNNYPEINDIPLISSHIKEDDYNKGGNTYNKYDNTYNKYDNTYNKDDNTYNKYDNTYNKYDNTYNKYDNTYNKYDNTYNKSCDNFNTNDVNSSFFNNHPIYTQSTNSTSFENIFKDFTSECFEYLEICPPAFMDPQNNNIPNNCKSENFHKKNEQNNFVNSSFYNIITQEEVIQHTDESRPFTHKDTNISNEINEYDHITSNVTYNEYKNKTIPNCNEYINKRKINDCITSFNLKKKKMKTTSIHTSPSNSQDNLTIQHIETLDWNNKNVNDKEINNNIYEKSSTYDETLNSERANVPSMPDNNYQICEKKDNLLKINNNPCHTNNIIQTHNDHYINKTYDKHDNNKVNINICDDISTTNNDQSEKMDDEKNEFIQIKSAKNIYENMKKNFLLFKTLDQDINTPSKFLNVKGQINMQQDCKRDNKVAYLKSYKMTEEKNDICGEIKENICDELKNDICCEIKSDICEEIKNNICEEIKNNICDELKNNICDELKNNICDELKNNICDDLKNNIFDECHNITNNTPNRITKCIQNKMTSLSQVIEENSLNDKKTKDTNFNKDLYTNKTYSINKHTEINLQINDKKKNDLLRNTLEESRKSSLTSYKNKTPSKHVNSKSQLRITNFFKRIDKKTNENHNIHSTQKILNDHNNNCNDNIQNDKFHTNIFMNTPLNYSVEYSEEDYINSFNDNYSDIKNFQKLKKKKKRNLKNTPQSYSIKDHFAVSLQSQDKNDKLSFTNHNNTLEKDILLNQDEKQLQFNHNSINKEKNKNNHSQIYSLINDDDDGDNHNIITINNNISNLNIQQNEQQISNHNTIIIRSNNHQPKISNENVKSNNILTEHNTQNKHNTILKSTDKLQYDNIQKNKETSQKINVEYILQNLNYNYQPKNQKINTFDYFKEKENINHCNPYIDHNL
- a CDS encoding putative membrane protein (conserved Plasmodium membrane protein, unknown function), giving the protein MGVLKLKSDKKKKERNEKETKIDYQKCIKKTKVRENIFMKGSVENDFDIRIFMKTDHSSNKIRQLNYAKLVKGIRKNKNLIPNNIEKIIEIYGLGISEEDKNIRNYSSKIFYHLINNINYDKFYGKIKTCLFHSLKIEKVDLKILNLELCHKFFFTKISYCNKFFYEFLNNILDCFISLSIQNQIKNVKYIFLLFKHKAKYKREKRKLLQLKKKGIKIMPAEIKNNKSLKEDKQVADMEFKNFKQNNDNKKNFDNKKNVHNNNSYSSDVSDNNYEPISCRNMRNNLRDPYLIKKGIRIKLDENTKIEIYKKLFQCLYNFMDEIIYNSLQVDLINLYTKILKNIIFVIKKKITLTLEIMLIINKLIKKIIELINENILNIKNVKVLNMIYYFIVLIISLCLKERKYFDFFKKKIKMDILQWLHYTFVIYWYVLLKENFFNIPSGMENEKNKIKNIYYKHEDICEHNISNNILSDKLKACTPNGGDDINCVHMGNKSSTNEKKHNNNNDNDDNNNNLLNVCDLHYNIMCDDKTFHYKNNKKYAKKYFMLLIYYYEIYMNRTNNNIVLNYYINIKKKSTEQSTEQNKNLHKTIMNKIEAYTISMFHKNNDDSEKCAEYIINYLLSFSYNSIEKIIHLCYNIILLSYKDNVDLYTMKNEYLYIQKNKKDKNKDDFILYSFKYFTAPFLFLSLVDCTKFINNDFFLKSFYSFFKEEEEEEKIISTIRFLHKEKEYVKMIISNSMFDNFMNTLLYVLYNYSDEFFVNNCLFFFCMLKENQRDILKRKDDNNNDNDNNDNNDNDNNDNNNNDNNNNKECGDMFNVSGENTIFFNDMVRDDKSEDGSSVHNFQNIMNKKMNNIKKVLIDYFIHKNNSYMLSFDILKILYFLYEHTNIKLLIFIYYLIINCVNKFDCRGKTKNSFFLNTREAIVCINKIMGVNYIKHMDISKKANENLYIDIDNKKYLFVINDEYIYKEHFVLFFFKLNLYETIKVCENCVYDLLEDLQNVQEEEKKKNQDDDDEEEKKYYVILNNLKYTNIILIIKNISYIIANMKLHCSHVPLENINIACIKLNYLFCLIQKLEKVNESVCDKIFKIIKIITLYYFVCFYMCPPLLYDTNIEMDEKEDDNNCLSYDNTSGEEEKKKVHKRKFCEISNYIEDDIHLKTHHNDEKNNLNGISDIRDIEKEDDEKYFIYNRNIKVKVDISLFPLFLKNYFNNYMNIKNEGKVYGLEDILPDFFCIEFFNILLETEIYYYIPINNNKNFENVIYDNNEESYNLITHKYIEELINKYEKHINFVSYKKLVYLPIRKIIKLLIVSLFKMSYNRNIFFDPLSYNIKKDILLNIFLDNLNFVLIFYYFISYIMNRMNYFLNASFSLRNYYSFWFFVDIILCCYCIKEEKMKNLKLPWSKEYEEIHLILNEALIGLNKKLKNMLDLILKHDERYNLINNIGKIYEQL
- a CDS encoding mago nashi protein-like protein encodes the protein MSKKDKFSFRYYVGHEGKFGHEFLEFEFNSKGRLRYANNSNYKNDKIIRKEAYVSKSVLKELKRIIEESEICKESDKEWPMPDKIGKQELEIYLDGVEYYFTTSKIGSLSDVKQCNDPEGLRVFYYLVQDLKCFLFSLICLHFRIKPV